One window of the Phycodurus eques isolate BA_2022a chromosome 7, UOR_Pequ_1.1, whole genome shotgun sequence genome contains the following:
- the tmprss4a gene encoding transmembrane protease serine 4a encodes MSIAQSPEESTRPLNPSHIVVPRPGRHRRPMTAPKTQKEKASKTKKVLLTVAAVVVLLGILLTAAYFIKQLIDSKYFFCTKSFKFIPLDKACDGTDDCIGGEDEQTCLSRLVVNSTFPVRLMTHQSVLQVYNPSSGWRSLCSEGWTEQHTQTTCTQLGYTNKPQSTEVPVNTLLSNLKSGPFAALRSGTENMPVHHAAVDQSACRSGAVVSLTCSDCGQGDPQNRIVGGTDATIEDWPWQVSLQQGGQHTCGGALVSPRWVATAAHCFTSSKKELSRWKVVSGRTYMGTLGGSSVDRIILNGNYDPARNDYDIALMRLTSPITVGVSQMPVCLPPKSFGLAPSASVVVTGWGYLEENGNISPSLQKANIPLIERSKCASPTVYGNAITVRMICAGFLEGKVDACQGDSGGPLVHFTSSKWYLIGVVSWGVGCARERRPGVYCNVDEMLNWIHTVIEKNP; translated from the exons ATGTCG ATCGCTCAGTCACCTGAAGAAAGTACAAGACCGTTGAACCCATCGCACATAG TGGTTCCACGGCCAGGCCGCCACAGAAGGCCCATGACGGCTCCTAAAACGCAGAAAGAGAAGGCATCTAAGACGAAGAAGGTGTTGTTAACCGTTGCAGCAGTTGTGGTGTTGCTGGGGATCCTGCTCACCGCGGCATACTTCA TAAAGCAGCTGATTGACAGCAAGTACTTCTTTTGCACAAAGTCGTTTAAGTTCATCCCGCTAGATAAAGCGTGCGATGGAACGGACGATTGCATTGGAGGGGAAGATGAACAAACGTGTTTGTCAAGACTCGTGGTCAACAGCACCTTTCCAG TGCGGCTCATGACCCATCAGAGTGTCCTGCAGGTGTACAATCCCAGCTCAGGATGGAGGAGCCTGTGTAGCGAAGGCTGGACTGAGCAGCACACGCAGACAACGTGCACGCAACTGGGTTACACAAA TAAACCTCAAAGCACCGAAGTCCCAGTCAACACATTATTATCTAACCTGAAATCTGGACCATTCGCTGCACTCAGGTCGGGGACAGAAAACATGCCTGTTCACCATGCTGCAGTTGACCA GAGCGCATGCAGATCCGGAGCTGTGGTTTCTTTAACCTGTTCAG ACTGTGGACAGGGGGACCCTCAGAACCGTATTGTTGGGGGTACAGATGCTACCATTGAGGACTGGCCATGGCAGGTGAGCCTCCAGCAGGGCGGCCAGCACACATGTGGAGGCGCCCTAGTGTCGCCACGTTGGGTCGCCACTGCAGCCCACTGCTTCACCAG CAGTAAAAAGGAGCTGAGTCGCTGGAAAGTGGTGTCAGGCCGAACCTACATGGGCACGCTGGGAGGGTCCTCCGTGGACAGGATCATCCTGAACGGAAACTATGACCCAGCTCGCAATGATTATGACATAGCACTCATGAGACTCACCAGTCCAATCACAGTGGGAG TGAGCCAGATGCCGGTTTGTCTACCTCCCAAATCCTTCGGCCTTGCTCCTTCAGCCTCGGTGGTGGTGACCGGTTGGGGCTACCTGGAGGAAAATG GAAACATCTCTCCATCGCTGCAGAAAGCCAACATCCCTCTCATTGAGAGATCCAAGTGTGCCAGCCCCACCGTGTATGGCAACGCCATCACCGTTAGGATGATCTGTGCTGGTTTTCTGGAGGGGAAAGTGGACGCATGCCAG GGTGACAGCGGCGGGCCATTGGTGCACTTCACCTCGTCCAAATGGTACCTGATCGGGGTGGTGAGCTGGGGCGTGGGCTGCGCCAGGGAGAGGCGTCCTGGCGTCTACTGCAACGTGGACGAGATGCTCAACTGGATTCACACAGTCATCGAG AAAAACCCATGA